In the Paenibacillus sp. J23TS9 genome, ATGCCCACGTAATCAGCGATATCCGCGACCGGAATCTCGGTTTGGCGCAGCAGCATCGCCGTTTTATCCATCCGGTAATCCTTCAGGTATTCCATGATGGACAATCCCGTTTTTTGTTTAAAAATCCGCTGCAGGTAGCCCGGGTGAAGCCGGACATGCTCGGCGACATCCTTCACCTGAATGCCGCGATCGTAGTTTTGGTACAAGAACTCGATACATTGCCGGACATACGTGCTCAGAGCATCTAACCCGGCTTCCGCAAACTCCTGATGCAGTCTAGCGACCCGAATCAGAAGCTGCGCCAGCATGAGCTGCGGCATAAGCTTCAGACCTGTTCCTGCCGCATCCAGTTCAATGACGAGACTTTTCAGCAACTGATGCACGTCATGAAATTCCCGGAACACCACGAACGAGGCCGGATTCCGGAAAAGAGCCTCCAGCGCGATCTCACGTCGTGCCAGTTCCCTCATCGAAGGAAGCACGCCCTCCCGTTCCACAAACCGGAATTCGATATTCAGCATCCGGCAGGAATCCGGTACGAGCAGACGGTGAGGAACGGTCCCATCAAGCAAAATAAAGCCGCCTTTCGCGAGCCGGACCACCGCTTCGTCTTCACCGGAAGGTAACAGCCCAACGGAACATTTCCCGTCGATCACGTACATAATTTCCGAGGAATCATGCGTATGAAATGCCATATCGAACCCGTTCCATTCTTTGAAATAATAGGCGCTGACTTCAGGACAGCAGTCCAAAATCATCAGCTTGCCAGGGAACAAACCACAGCTTGGCATGACGTATCCTCCTTCACCGGAAAGCATGGGAAGCCTTTGTGCTTCTCCTTCGTTTTCATCTTCAGCCCCCTGTGCAGCAGCCAAGCTTTTAATGTAACTGAACCATTAAACCGCTGCGTGCAAGCACTACATTCGGCGGCAGCGGATAATCGGCGTTCACGTCGACGTTATGGGACATATGCGTATAGACGATTTTTCCCGGAGTCACCTCGGCGATCAGCTCCGCAGCTTCCACCATGTCATACACCGAGCGCGACGAATATAGGGCTGTTTCATGGTAAAAGCTTGTCCCGAGCACCAGCAGATCGAGATTATGCAGTGGCTTCTTTTCTTCCTCATTCAAACCGATCGAATCGGAGCAATATACCCAGCGGAAGCCTTCCTTTTCAAGGCGATAGGCATAGGAATACCCGTTGGCGCCATGGCATACCTTCCATCCGGAGATATTCCAGCCAGACAGCGCGATCCCCTCATCAACTGCTATTATTTTCATATGCCTCGCAAGCCATGGGAACTGCTTCAGGATCGTATCGATGACTTCCTGCGGAGCGTACAGCTCCCCTTTTCGCCCCAGCCAGCGGCAGGCATCCGCCCACTCGGGAAGTCCGCCGATATGATCAAAGTGGGCATGTGTGACCAGAATCTTTTCAGCAAAACGCAGGCCCTGCATCTCCATCTGGCTGCGCCAATCCGGACCGCAATCGATCAGAAAATCACCATCCTGCCCCCGAATCATCACCAGCGATCGCAGGCGGCGATTGCTTCCAGTCGTTCTGGCTTCCCCGCACACATCACAATCGCAATAGACCCGGGGAACGCCCATCGCATCGCCGGTTCCCAAAAAAACTAAGGTATCCATGCTTCCATCTCCTCATCCGTTCGTCATTCTACTTCTCTATAGACTTTACCATCTGATAGTTGATGAGCGAAACCCCGCTGCGGATCACCGTTTGTTCCTTCACTACGCTGTATCCATGCCGTTCAAAGAAAGGTTTCGCCGTAATGCTCGCTTCCGTAAACAGCTTAACCGCCCCAAGCCGGATTGCTTCATCTTCAAGTGTCTTCAGGAGCGCTGTGGCAATCCCTTGTCTCTGATAACGGGAATGAACATACAATCTGTCAATATAACCTTCGTTTGTCATATCGCCAAATCCTGCGATGGTACCGGCAATTTCGGCGACATATGTAATATGACTTGCTAATGACCGTTCCCATCCCAGCCGTTTAGCAGACTTGTCCCCAAGCGGTGCCCATGCATCAAGCTGCTCTCTGGTATAATCACGTACGTTTACGGTATGAACCGTTTCATAGAAAAGGTCGAGGATCGGGCCGGCATCCTGCACCTCAAATTTGCGAATCTGAATCATCTTTTTATGATCTCCTTTACTCCAATCCCCTGGATGCATAATTGACGACCCGGAAATCACTCGGACTTTTCCCGTGTGAGCTCCGATTTATACTCATCCTCAATCAAGTTGCTTATCCATACAATCATATCATTAAAAACACAGCCCAAATAACCGATTTCATCGTTCCCCCTGAATCTCCCGGAGCGGCTCAGCCGTTCCAATAATATTCCACCTGATCCCGTTATCCATCAGGAACAGCCGCTTCGTCAGACCGGTTGATACTATGTAAAATAGGACCAATGAGATCATTAATGCAATCAAGAACAGCCATATTGCAATTTGCTCACTTCTTCGTACCCTAGTAAATGCACCTTTTGCAGAGAGTGACCACTTATCCGAAATGATTCTAGAATAAAAAAAGAAACCCTGAGTCCGTAAAAGGACCGGGTTTCCCGATATGTTATACTTAGCAAATCCATACCTCTCAGATCACTTACAGTCCGGCGAGAACCTGATACCATATCCCTTTTTTGGAATACAGGGTTTGACGAACTTGATCCCAGCCTCCCAAGTAGGAAATATCGAAGAGGCCGGCAGGAACCTGGAATCTTCCTTCATTCGCTTTCAGGATCTCTTCATTCACCGGGCGGAAGCCGTAATCCGCAAAGACGGACTGCGCCTCTTTACTCCGGAGATAGTTCACAAAAGCCTCAGCGACCTTGCGTGTACCATGCTGATCGGCATACTTATCGACAACCGCTGCGGGATTTTCAATCTTGATGGTGTACTCCGGGGTAATCACATCATATTTTTTCCCCTGCCTGATCCGGGCCAGCAGTTCATTCTCGTATGTAACCACCACATCACCTACGCCATATTCAAAAGCAGCCATCGACGCTCTACCGCTCTTGTCCAGCGACTCGACGTTCCGGTGGACCTTCTCCAGAAAGGTCTTGGCGTAAGCCGGATCCTTCGTTCCTTGCTTCTCCGACAGTTTGAGTCCCGCACCATAGATGGCGTTGATATCCCACTGTGCCCCGCCTGAAGTTTGGGGGTTCGGGTAAAGCACCTTAACGCCCGGTTTGGCCAGATCCTCAAAGTCATGGATGCCAAGCGGATTGCCTTCCCGCGTGCCCAGCACGACGATAGAACGCGTAACCATACCTTGATCCGGTGTTTCCCGCCACTTTTTGCTGACGAGACCAGCCTTGACCAGCTTGTCGACATCGCCCTCCATCGCGAGCAGCGTCACATCCGCCTCGAAGCCGCCAATAATAGCCCTTGCCTGGGTCCCGGAGGCTTCATAGGACTCCTGAAATTTTACCGTTTGTCCGGTCTTCGCCTTCCACTCCTGCTGGAACTTCGGCAGAATGTCCGCAAGTGCATCCTTGGCGATGCTATAAGCACCAATGACGAGCGTGACCTCCTTGCCGCTTGCAGCCGCGGCCGACGCCTGCTTGGCAGGATCTCCGCCGCAGCCCGAGAGGATGACGGACAACAGCAGAAGGAAGCTGACCATACTTGCCATATATAAGTTAAACCGGCCTCGGGATTGTTTCATATGTGCTTCCTCCTGTGAACCAATACTTATTTTCATAACGATTGGCGAATGAGTATGCCAAGCATGATCTTCTGAAAGCTTCGAACAATTTATTGGCCATGTGAATGAGGCCGCTCCGCGTACGGATCATTCTTCCGATCGCTGTTGTCTCCCAATTTCTTGATCTTATTTTTAAAAGGTAGGAATTCTGAGACAAAGGCGAACGCTAACGCTTCTTCAGAACGATTCCGTCCCCTCCGCTACGATTGCGCAATGAATGATAACTTCGAGCATAGAGATTATTACGCCCTTACTACTTGCTTCATACACAAATCTATTTCCCTATGTTCAGCTTATTCTAAATCCAATCAGCCAAGCATTGCCTAAATAATCACAGGCATCGGATCTACCTTAAGCCGATTCTCCTCCATCCAGCTCCGCTCATTATTGAACAAGTATGCACGATGCACCAGCACCCTTACATGCTGTCCCGGCGTCAGCGCAGGCTTCTCCAGCGAACGGTAGGTCATCAGCTTATGGCCGCCGACCTCCACTTCTACCATCCACTCGCTTCCGCGGAAATGCAGTCGATGCACGACGCCTTCCTCCGTGACGGAGAGCATTTTGAATTCATGCGACTCCCCTACCTCGATATATTCCGGCCGAATCAGCGCCCGCGTCTCTGAACCGGAGCCCGCTTCCTCAAAGCCCTTCAGCTCAGAGACATCATCGATCATCGTGGA is a window encoding:
- a CDS encoding MBL fold metallo-hydrolase; this translates as MDTLVFLGTGDAMGVPRVYCDCDVCGEARTTGSNRRLRSLVMIRGQDGDFLIDCGPDWRSQMEMQGLRFAEKILVTHAHFDHIGGLPEWADACRWLGRKGELYAPQEVIDTILKQFPWLARHMKIIAVDEGIALSGWNISGWKVCHGANGYSYAYRLEKEGFRWVYCSDSIGLNEEEKKPLHNLDLLVLGTSFYHETALYSSRSVYDMVEAAELIAEVTPGKIVYTHMSHNVDVNADYPLPPNVVLARSGLMVQLH
- a CDS encoding AraC family transcriptional regulator — its product is MPSCGLFPGKLMILDCCPEVSAYYFKEWNGFDMAFHTHDSSEIMYVIDGKCSVGLLPSGEDEAVVRLAKGGFILLDGTVPHRLLVPDSCRMLNIEFRFVEREGVLPSMRELARREIALEALFRNPASFVVFREFHDVHQLLKSLVIELDAAGTGLKLMPQLMLAQLLIRVARLHQEFAEAGLDALSTYVRQCIEFLYQNYDRGIQVKDVAEHVRLHPGYLQRIFKQKTGLSIMEYLKDYRMDKTAMLLRQTEIPVADIADYVGIGSRQYLQMLFKKHTGRTPVEYRKASRISGYLDEGEK
- a CDS encoding sulfate ABC transporter substrate-binding protein, translated to MKQSRGRFNLYMASMVSFLLLLSVILSGCGGDPAKQASAAAASGKEVTLVIGAYSIAKDALADILPKFQQEWKAKTGQTVKFQESYEASGTQARAIIGGFEADVTLLAMEGDVDKLVKAGLVSKKWRETPDQGMVTRSIVVLGTREGNPLGIHDFEDLAKPGVKVLYPNPQTSGGAQWDINAIYGAGLKLSEKQGTKDPAYAKTFLEKVHRNVESLDKSGRASMAAFEYGVGDVVVTYENELLARIRQGKKYDVITPEYTIKIENPAAVVDKYADQHGTRKVAEAFVNYLRSKEAQSVFADYGFRPVNEEILKANEGRFQVPAGLFDISYLGGWDQVRQTLYSKKGIWYQVLAGL
- a CDS encoding GNAT family N-acetyltransferase gives rise to the protein MIQIRKFEVQDAGPILDLFYETVHTVNVRDYTREQLDAWAPLGDKSAKRLGWERSLASHITYVAEIAGTIAGFGDMTNEGYIDRLYVHSRYQRQGIATALLKTLEDEAIRLGAVKLFTEASITAKPFFERHGYSVVKEQTVIRSGVSLINYQMVKSIEK